The Gordonia mangrovi genome includes the window TCGAGACCCGACCGCGACGCGAAGTCGGCTCGTCGGTCGTGCAGGTCTTCGACGGTTCGGGAACGGTGACCGTGGGGAACGAAACGTGGAGCGTTACGCGCGGCGACCTGTTCACCGTTCCGTCGTGGAAGGACTTCTCGGTGCGGTCTGAGGCCGGCGCAACCGATTCGGACTCCGGCGCGCTGGATCTGTTCCGGTTCTCGGACTTGCCGGTGTTCGAAGCTCTTGGACTTTACCGCTCGACTGTGGAGGAAAACCGATGAAGTTCGCAACAATTCGTACACCTGAGGGCAATCGTGCCGTCCGCAAGGACGGCGACGTCCTGGTGGATCTGGGCTATTCGGATCTCGGTGAACTGATGGCTGACACCAGTCTCGCTGCGGCGACGCCGACCGGCCCGACCTGGTCGCTGGAAGGGGCAGATTTCGCCCCCACCGTTCCGTCGCCCGCGAAAGTTGTGTGCGTAGGACACAACTACCGCAATCACATTCTCGAGATGAAGCGGGACCTTCCCACATACCCCACACTGTTCACGAAGTTCGCCAGCACACTGATCGGCCCGTACGACGACATCGTCAAGCCCGATGAGACCGACGCTCTGGACTGGGAGGTCGAGCTGACGGTAGTGGTTGGTGATCGGGTCCGGAGAGCGACCGAAGCGCAGGCCACTGCGGCAATCGCGGGGTTCACCATCATGAACGACATCTCCATGCGCGACTGGCAATTCCGCACCATCGAATGGACGCAGGGGAAGATCTGGGATTCCTCGACCCCGGTGGGTCCGTGGCTCGTGACGCCTGACGAGCTGCCCGGTGGAGTTCGGCCGGCGGTAGCCGTGCGGACGACGGTCGACGAGCAGGTGATGCAGAACGATGACACCGGCACCTTGCTCTTCGATCCCGTGTACCTCGTGCAGTACGTGTCCACGCTCGTAGAGCTCCGTCCGGGCGACCTGATCGCCACCGGCACCCCGGCCGGCGTGGGTCATGCACGGGAGCCAAAGAACTACCTGAGGGGCGGGGAGACCGTCACGACCGAGATCGAGAACATCGGCCGGTGCATCAACAGGATCGTCAAGGAATGAGTCGCGAACTCGCCGATTCGCTTCGCTGGTCCGACGA containing:
- a CDS encoding fumarylacetoacetate hydrolase family protein gives rise to the protein MKFATIRTPEGNRAVRKDGDVLVDLGYSDLGELMADTSLAAATPTGPTWSLEGADFAPTVPSPAKVVCVGHNYRNHILEMKRDLPTYPTLFTKFASTLIGPYDDIVKPDETDALDWEVELTVVVGDRVRRATEAQATAAIAGFTIMNDISMRDWQFRTIEWTQGKIWDSSTPVGPWLVTPDELPGGVRPAVAVRTTVDEQVMQNDDTGTLLFDPVYLVQYVSTLVELRPGDLIATGTPAGVGHAREPKNYLRGGETVTTEIENIGRCINRIVKE